A region of Salvia splendens isolate huo1 chromosome 17, SspV2, whole genome shotgun sequence DNA encodes the following proteins:
- the LOC121773968 gene encoding phosphate transporter PHO1-like codes for MVKFSKELEAQLIPEWKDAFVNYWQLKKHVKKIKLSRKPKHLSNTATNYDFGRSIFDPVRALARKLAGDTAHVETREIIQVKSRVATGDGEEEDEVYETELDQLFLKEHEVKVFFEMLDEELNKVNHFYKSKETEFLERGEILNKQLQILLDLKRLVADRRRKNFGGQTDGGSGLLSRSGSSLGRNSDSSERDSEYCGSPTDSGTDEVVAALEKNGINFVNSAVRGKNKKGKPKMAMRIDIPATTPTKTIAAVTSMLWEDIVNNPKKTAGGGEYINRKKIQCAEKMIRGAFVELYKGLGLLKTYSSLNMVAFTKILKKFDKVTNQQASASYLRVVKRSHFISSDKVVRNMDEVESLFTQHFANSDRKKAMKFLRPQQQKDSHMVTFFVGLFTGTFVTLFSVYAILVHLSGMYTAGTEATYIETVYPIFSMFALVSLHLFMYGCNLLMWKKTRINYNFIFEFLPSTALKYRDAFLICTSLMTAVVGAMVVHLILLAAGFSPHQVDIIPGILLLSCVLLLICPLNIFYRPTRFCFIRVIRNILCSPFYKVLMVDFFMADQLTSQIPLLRHMESAACYFLAGSFKTHRYETCKSGKMYTELAYVISFAPYYWRAMQCARRWFDESNVDHLANLGKYVSAMVAAGARLTYARQPTQAWMLVVLVTSVVATLYQLYWDFVKDWGLLNAKSKNPWLRDDLLLKKRSIYYASIGLNCVLRVAWVEAVMKYNPGVLESRLIAFLLASLEVIRRGHWNYYRLENEHLNNVGKYRAVKTVPLPFSGMDSDG; via the exons ATGGTGAAGTTCTCGAAGGAGCTCGAGGCTCAGCTCATTCCAGAATGGAAGGATGCGTTCGTCAACTACTGGCAGCTCAAAAAGCATGTCAAGAAGATCAAACTATCAAGAAAACCGAAGCATCTCTCCAACACTGCCACTAACTACGACTTCGGCCGCTCTATTTTCGACCCCGTTCGAGCCCTCGCCCGAAAACTGGCTGGCGACACCGCCCATGTCGAAACCCGTGAAATTATTCAG GTCAAAAGTAGAGTTGCGACCGGAGacggagaagaagaagatgaggtTTATGAAACTGAGCTTGATCAGCTATTTTTGAAAGAACACGAG GTTAAAGTGTTTTTCGaaatgttagatgaagaacttAACAAAGTGAATCATTTCTACAAAAGCAAAGAGACTGAGTTTCTTGAAAGAGGAGAAATATTGAATAAACAGCTCCAGATTTTGCTTGACCTCAAGCGGCTCGTCGCGGACCGCCGGCGCAAAAATTTTGGCGGCCAAACCGATGGTGGATCGGGACTTCTCTCCCGGTCCGGCTCATCCTTGGGCCGAAACTCGGACTCATCAG AGAGGGATAGCGAATATTGCGGTAGCCCGACCGATTCGGGAACAGACGAAGTGGTGGCCGCACTTGAGAAAAATGGGATAAATTTCGTGAATTCGGCGGTGAGAGGAAAGAACAAGAAGGGGAAGCCGAAGATGGCGATGAGAATCGACATTCCGGCAACGACGCCGACTAAGACGATCGCAGCCGTGACGTCGATGCTATGGGAGGACATAGTTAACAACCCAAAGAAAACAGCAGGGGGTGGAGAATACATCAACAGGAAGAAGATTCAATGTGCAGAGAAGATGATCAGAGGGGCATTTGTGGAACTTTACAAAGGCCTTGGCTTGCTCAAAACCTATAG CTCGCTGAATATGGTCGCCTTCACAAAGATCCTCAAGAAATTTGATAAG GTGACCAATCAGCAAGCTTCAGCCAGCTACCTCAGAGTAGTAAAAAGATCTCATTTCATTAGCTCTGATAAG GTGGTGAGAAATATGGATGAAGTGGAGTCCTTATTCACGCAGCACTTTGCCAACAGTGACAGAAAAAAAGCAATGAAATTTTTGAGACCCCAACAGCAGAAAGATTCACACATGGTTACCTTTTTTGTTG GGCTGTTCACGGGCACATTTGTGACATTATTTAGTGTTTACGCGATACTGGTTCATTTGAGTGGTATGTACACGGCTGGAACAGAAGCTACTTATATTGAGACTGTCTACCCTATTTTTAG CATGTTTGCATTGGTGAGCCTACATTTGTTTATGTATGGATGCAACTTGTTGATGTGGAAGAAAACAAGAATAAACTACAACTTCATATTTGAATTCCTGCCTTCCACTGCCCTCAAATATAGAGATGCATTCCTCATATGCACCTCTCTCATGACCGCCGTTGTAGGCGCCATGGTCGTCCACCTCATCCTGCTCGCGGCCGGCTTCTCACCCCATCAAGTCGATATCATCCCCGGCATCCTCTTGCTG AGTTGTGTTTTGCTTCTGATCTGCCCATTGAATATCTTCTATCGCCCAACCAGATTCTGCTTCATCCGAGTCATCCGCAACATACTCTGCTCCCCCTTTTACAAG GTTTTGATGGTAGATTTTTTCATGGCTGATCAACTCACTAGTCAG ATTCCGTTGTTGAGGCATATGGAATCAGCAGCATGCTATTTTCTAGCTGGAAGCTTCAAGACTCATCGCTACGAGACTTGCAAGTCCGGGAAGATGTATACAGAGCTCGCCTATGTCATCTCCTTCGCTCCCTACTATTGGAGAGCCATGCAg TGCGCGAGGAGATGGTTCGATGAGAGTAACGTGGACCACCTTGCTAACCTCGGCAAGTATGTCTCGGCGATGGTGGCGGCTGGAGCAAGGTTGACCTACGCCAGGCAGCCCACGCAGGCATGGATGCTGGTGGTTTTGGTGACGTCTGTCGTGGCTACGTTGTACCAACTCTATTGGGACTTTGTCAAGGATTGGGGGCTTCTCAATGCCAAATCCAAGAACCCATGGCTCAGAGATGACCTATTGCTCAAGAAGAGAAGCATTTACTATGCATCCATT GGATTGAACTGTGTCTTGAGAGTGGCATGGGTGGAGGCTGTGATGAAATACAATCCCGGGGTGTTGGAGTCGCGTCTCATCGCCTTTCTGCTTGCTTCGTTGGAGGTCATCCGGCGCGGCCACTGGAACTACTACAG ATTGGAAAATGAGCATCTCAACAATGTTGGGAAGTATAGAGCAGTGAAGACAGTTCCTCTGCCATTCTCTGGGATGGATTCTGATGGCTGA